A DNA window from Actinomycetota bacterium contains the following coding sequences:
- the raiA gene encoding ribosome-associated translation inhibitor RaiA, whose translation MQVTVKGKNTGVPEKLRARAERKLAKLQRFDDHILSMDVEFSEERNPRVADPHRVEVTLTTKAGLVRAHANAVDPATAVDQVVDRLERQVKKLKGRRVDRTQHADGVKTLPVDGNETDQANVVYRRPDGDSGPGEQEP comes from the coding sequence ATGCAGGTGACGGTGAAGGGGAAGAACACGGGAGTGCCCGAGAAGCTCCGCGCTCGGGCCGAGCGCAAGCTGGCCAAGCTCCAGCGGTTCGACGACCACATCCTCTCGATGGACGTGGAGTTCTCGGAGGAGCGGAACCCGCGGGTCGCCGACCCGCACCGCGTCGAGGTCACCCTGACCACCAAGGCCGGCCTCGTCCGGGCCCACGCCAATGCCGTCGACCCCGCGACCGCCGTCGACCAGGTCGTCGACCGGCTCGAGCGGCAGGTGAAGAAGCTCAAGGGCCGGCGGGTCGACCGCACCCAGCACGCCGACGGGGTCAAGACCCTGCCTGTGGACGGCAACGAGACTGACCAGGCCAACGTCGTGTACCGTCGCCCCGACGGCGACTCCGGGCCCGGCGAGCAGGAACCGTGA
- a CDS encoding response regulator transcription factor gives MRGESVADDRQARPRGAGDAIRVLIVDDHALFRRGLEMVLEQEDDVEVVGEAGDGAEAIEKAQELMPDVVLMDVRMPRRSGIEATQTIKDLIPHAKILMLTISDEEADLYDAIKAGANGYLLKEI, from the coding sequence GTGAGAGGGGAGAGCGTGGCCGACGACCGGCAGGCACGACCGCGGGGGGCAGGTGACGCCATCCGCGTGCTGATCGTGGACGACCACGCGTTGTTCCGCCGTGGGCTCGAGATGGTGCTCGAGCAGGAGGACGACGTCGAGGTCGTGGGGGAGGCGGGCGACGGCGCCGAGGCCATCGAGAAGGCCCAGGAGCTCATGCCCGACGTGGTGCTGATGGACGTCCGCATGCCGCGGCGCAGCGGCATCGAGGCGACCCAGACCATCAAGGACCTCATCCCGCACGCCAAGATCCTCATGCTGACCATCTCCGACGAGGAGGCCGACCTCTACGACGCCATCAAGGCCGGCGCCAACGGCTACCTGCTCAAGGAGATC